In Stomatohabitans albus, one genomic interval encodes:
- a CDS encoding ethanolamine ammonia-lyase reactivating factor EutA, whose translation MSSLVSVGIDVGTTTSQVVVSDLKVTNTARPGFMPQLDVTESVVRYQSEPIITPLVSPTEVDVHKLREFVLGEYKQAGIKPEDVETGAVIITGETARKDNAAAILAGLSEMAGDFVVSVAGPNLESSIAGRGSGACAYSSEYFTTVVNVDIGGGSANAAVFTAGKHVTSAASMVGGRQITLDANTGVIVHINPPGEAIIADLGLNLKVGQQPDLGELRRFCDEMAEVVADLVLGEAHHLGDKVQLTPPYSLPTPPKAVFISGGVGHLLDTDYGPYTLEHIARFGDIGPLFAESIRQHPRLSQLNILIPEQTLRATVMGAASQQVTMSGSTIFIDGATLPIANVPVIVPEIDDLSDASVVTQACQDAIDRFDGAPQSAAIAPRLPARLNWNQLQTLAQGLAVHMRAIGVADEPLIVVLEHDHAKVLGQTLRAEGISNPLIVVDQVHLGEGDWVDVGEPLFDQTIVPVSVKTLVFYTKD comes from the coding sequence GTGTCAAGCTTGGTGAGTGTCGGCATTGATGTCGGAACAACGACCTCACAGGTTGTTGTAAGTGACCTGAAGGTTACAAATACCGCGCGTCCGGGGTTTATGCCCCAGCTTGATGTCACCGAGTCGGTAGTTCGTTACCAGAGCGAACCAATCATCACCCCGTTGGTAAGCCCAACGGAAGTAGACGTCCATAAACTACGGGAGTTTGTACTTGGTGAGTACAAACAAGCTGGTATCAAACCAGAGGACGTAGAAACCGGCGCCGTCATCATCACGGGTGAGACGGCGCGCAAGGACAACGCCGCGGCCATCCTCGCGGGATTGAGCGAGATGGCCGGGGACTTTGTTGTCAGCGTGGCCGGTCCTAATCTGGAGTCCTCCATCGCGGGGCGCGGATCGGGAGCATGTGCATATTCCTCGGAGTATTTCACCACTGTTGTTAATGTGGACATCGGTGGGGGGAGCGCAAACGCAGCCGTCTTTACTGCTGGCAAACACGTGACGAGCGCTGCATCAATGGTGGGTGGTCGCCAGATCACCCTTGATGCCAACACCGGCGTTATCGTTCACATCAATCCTCCCGGTGAGGCGATTATTGCGGATCTTGGGTTGAACCTGAAGGTTGGACAACAGCCAGATCTGGGCGAACTGCGACGCTTCTGTGATGAAATGGCAGAGGTCGTTGCTGATTTGGTTCTCGGTGAAGCCCATCACTTGGGAGACAAGGTTCAATTAACACCGCCGTATTCACTACCTACCCCGCCTAAAGCGGTATTTATTAGTGGTGGGGTAGGGCATTTGTTGGATACAGACTACGGCCCATACACCCTGGAGCACATCGCTCGCTTTGGTGATATCGGACCGTTGTTCGCTGAATCCATTCGTCAACATCCGCGGCTTTCCCAACTGAACATCTTGATCCCCGAACAAACCCTTCGGGCGACGGTGATGGGTGCGGCAAGCCAACAAGTCACGATGAGTGGTTCAACGATTTTCATCGACGGGGCTACATTGCCTATTGCCAATGTGCCGGTCATTGTCCCTGAGATTGATGACTTGTCGGATGCGTCGGTTGTTACTCAGGCCTGTCAGGATGCCATTGACCGGTTCGATGGCGCCCCGCAAAGCGCTGCGATTGCACCGCGTCTACCGGCCAGATTGAACTGGAATCAATTACAGACTCTGGCTCAAGGCCTTGCCGTGCACATGCGTGCAATCGGTGTGGCTGATGAACCATTAATTGTGGTTTTGGAACATGACCACGCCAAGGTACTGGGCCAGACCCTCCGGGCAGAAGGCATCTCGAACCCACTCATTGTTGTGGATCAGGTGCATCTGGGCGAAGGTGACTGGGTAGATGTTGGTGAACCCTTGTTTGACCAGACGATTGTTCCTGTAAGTGTTAAGACCCTGGTGTTCTACACCAAAGATTAA
- a CDS encoding SDR family oxidoreductase, with the protein MSEGAARPITESDYVEGVGNSGITEPTRLAPMTPGLAVVTGASSGIGWDTTVALRAAGWDVIAVARRADRLAALAKVTGCYGFVADLAVPEQVEALADYAQIIGPVRALVNNAGGAIGLDSVAEGNPEGWAKMYEMNVLTALNTTKAFLPGLRERGGDVVFVTSIAALDTYPNGAGYTGAKHAEAMLPRTLRLELLGEPVRIIEICPGLVQTPEFTLNRTGDVDFSESLYQRVNHPLAGADIAEGIVWALGLPPNVNIDQMVIKPVEQSNGYTLKRLDQPIQ; encoded by the coding sequence ATGTCTGAAGGAGCTGCACGTCCGATTACTGAATCCGATTATGTAGAAGGGGTGGGTAATAGCGGTATCACTGAACCCACCCGCTTGGCACCAATGACCCCTGGCCTTGCAGTGGTGACCGGAGCAAGTAGTGGGATTGGTTGGGATACCACCGTTGCCCTACGCGCTGCCGGTTGGGACGTCATTGCGGTGGCACGCCGTGCCGACCGCCTTGCCGCGCTTGCCAAGGTAACTGGCTGTTACGGGTTTGTAGCTGACCTCGCCGTTCCAGAGCAGGTTGAGGCACTTGCAGATTATGCCCAAATCATCGGGCCCGTTCGCGCCCTCGTGAACAATGCTGGTGGGGCCATTGGGTTGGATAGCGTCGCTGAGGGCAACCCCGAAGGGTGGGCCAAAATGTATGAGATGAATGTCCTCACCGCCCTCAATACAACCAAGGCCTTCTTGCCGGGCCTTCGTGAACGTGGTGGTGACGTGGTGTTTGTGACCAGCATCGCCGCACTGGATACCTATCCCAATGGTGCAGGATATACCGGTGCCAAACACGCGGAAGCAATGCTGCCGCGTACGTTACGATTAGAGCTTCTTGGGGAACCAGTCCGCATTATTGAAATATGCCCTGGCCTGGTACAAACCCCCGAGTTCACCCTTAACCGCACTGGTGATGTGGACTTTTCAGAGTCGCTCTATCAGCGTGTCAATCACCCTCTAGCTGGTGCTGATATTGCAGAGGGAATTGTGTGGGCACTCGGGCTGCCACCAAATGTCAATATCGACCAGATGGTGATTAAGCCCGTGGAACAATCCAACGGGTACACGCTCAAACGCCTCGACCAGCCCATCCAGTAG
- a CDS encoding ethanolamine utilization protein EutH, with protein sequence MSINEVIIWILMICMVAGGIDFAIGNRFGLGKQFEEGFMALGPLALAMVGVVSLAPVLAKLLAPIVVPVYGALGADPSMFATTLLANDMGGYPLALQLAEDPDAGRLAGLILGAMMGPTIVFTIPVALGIIDKSDRGYLAKGVLAGIVTIPIGVFVGGMVAGFPMMMVLMNLIPIVIAAVAIAIGLWLVPEAMTKGFEIFGKGLTSLIAIGLTISVFEFMTSTKITPPGWDLAPPTDGLEIVGSIAMVLLGAFPAVHLIVKLLSKPLGHAGRLIGINDAAAGGMIASLANNIPMFEIYKNMDARGKILNAAFAVSAAFTFGDHLGFTAGVDREMIAPMISGKLVAGITGVIVAYILFSRSYGPATEEDNHIGEDEDATVAEAVEG encoded by the coding sequence ATGAGTATTAACGAGGTCATTATTTGGATCTTGATGATCTGTATGGTTGCCGGTGGCATTGATTTTGCGATTGGAAACCGTTTTGGTCTTGGCAAGCAGTTTGAAGAAGGTTTCATGGCGCTTGGGCCCCTCGCCCTCGCCATGGTCGGTGTGGTCAGTTTGGCGCCTGTGCTCGCCAAGCTGCTCGCTCCAATCGTTGTGCCTGTTTATGGGGCACTCGGGGCGGATCCTTCCATGTTTGCAACCACACTGTTGGCCAACGACATGGGTGGCTATCCACTAGCACTTCAACTGGCAGAAGATCCTGATGCAGGGCGTCTCGCCGGTTTAATTTTGGGTGCCATGATGGGCCCGACAATTGTATTTACGATTCCCGTTGCGTTAGGCATCATTGATAAATCAGACCGCGGCTATCTTGCGAAAGGTGTGCTGGCTGGCATCGTCACGATCCCCATCGGGGTATTCGTCGGCGGTATGGTTGCAGGCTTCCCAATGATGATGGTGCTGATGAACCTAATCCCCATTGTGATTGCAGCAGTGGCGATTGCGATCGGTCTGTGGCTCGTTCCCGAAGCCATGACAAAGGGTTTTGAAATCTTTGGTAAGGGATTGACCTCCCTCATCGCCATCGGCTTGACGATTTCGGTTTTTGAATTCATGACCAGCACCAAGATCACCCCTCCGGGTTGGGATTTGGCGCCACCAACTGACGGTCTTGAGATTGTTGGTTCTATTGCCATGGTGCTACTTGGGGCATTCCCAGCGGTGCATTTAATCGTGAAGCTATTGAGCAAACCATTGGGCCATGCCGGTCGACTGATTGGGATTAACGACGCGGCGGCAGGCGGCATGATTGCCTCCTTGGCAAATAACATTCCCATGTTCGAGATCTACAAGAACATGGATGCCCGAGGCAAGATATTGAACGCTGCCTTTGCGGTGAGTGCCGCCTTCACCTTTGGTGACCACCTTGGATTCACTGCTGGGGTTGACCGTGAAATGATTGCTCCGATGATTAGTGGCAAGTTAGTCGCTGGTATTACTGGTGTGATTGTTGCCTACATCTTGTTTAGTCGTTCGTATGGTCCAGCTACCGAAGAAGATAACCACATCGGTGAAGACGAGGACGCAACGGTGGCTGAGGCTGTGGAGGGCTAA
- a CDS encoding aldehyde dehydrogenase family protein, with the protein MDFDADLRSIQEARELAVRAKEAQKAFAMADQETVDRICEAMVSAAMANAARLGQLAHEETGFGNPIHKRLKNELAAQGVWDNIKDQKTCGEIRRDEAKRIVEFGAPVGVVLGLSPSTNPTATAIFKTLINVKARNAFILAPHPTAKKCTAEAIRVIAEAGEAAGMPKGLVSCVTEVHPSGTDELFHHYAVNLILATGGPGMVKAAHSAGKPAIGVGPGNVPVYVDSSASPKAAAANIVDSKSFDCSTICATEQAVFAHANIAKELREEMKAKGAHWLSKEEADKLASMMFRPNGLMHASFVAKTPKRIGELAGISVPDDARILVADIDEIGPNSPLSREKLTTVLGFMEVKDWREGCERSIECLKFGGDGHSLAMHCEDMSIIEAFANQKPAHRIVVNTWSSLGATGATTGIDPTFTIGPGGVGGAVTSDNVTLRHVLNVRRVIWPVREPHPDAYTRTVQGEPSSASSGDQIAEIVRRVVAELKRS; encoded by the coding sequence ATGGATTTTGACGCAGACCTTCGCAGTATCCAAGAAGCACGTGAATTAGCTGTTCGTGCCAAAGAGGCGCAAAAGGCATTCGCTATGGCCGACCAAGAGACGGTCGACCGGATCTGTGAAGCCATGGTTTCCGCTGCAATGGCTAACGCTGCTCGCTTAGGGCAGTTGGCGCACGAAGAAACTGGGTTCGGTAACCCAATCCACAAACGACTGAAGAACGAACTTGCAGCGCAGGGTGTTTGGGACAATATCAAGGATCAAAAAACCTGCGGTGAGATTCGTCGTGACGAAGCAAAGCGCATTGTTGAGTTTGGCGCACCGGTAGGGGTTGTGCTGGGGCTTTCTCCATCAACGAACCCCACGGCGACCGCAATTTTTAAAACGCTTATCAATGTGAAGGCCCGGAATGCCTTCATCTTGGCTCCACACCCCACGGCAAAGAAGTGCACTGCGGAAGCCATTCGTGTTATTGCTGAAGCTGGTGAAGCGGCCGGGATGCCTAAAGGATTGGTGAGCTGCGTAACTGAGGTTCATCCGTCAGGAACGGACGAACTCTTCCACCACTACGCCGTGAACCTGATTCTGGCCACCGGTGGTCCAGGTATGGTCAAGGCGGCTCACTCGGCAGGTAAGCCCGCCATCGGTGTTGGTCCAGGGAACGTGCCTGTCTATGTAGACAGTTCAGCATCTCCGAAAGCGGCAGCAGCCAATATCGTCGATTCAAAGTCCTTTGACTGCTCAACCATTTGTGCTACGGAACAGGCGGTATTCGCCCACGCCAACATTGCCAAGGAATTGCGTGAGGAGATGAAGGCAAAGGGTGCGCACTGGCTTTCTAAAGAAGAAGCCGACAAATTGGCCAGCATGATGTTTCGCCCCAACGGGCTGATGCATGCCTCCTTTGTTGCAAAAACGCCCAAACGTATCGGGGAGTTGGCTGGTATCAGTGTTCCTGACGATGCCCGCATCCTTGTTGCAGACATTGATGAGATTGGGCCGAACAGTCCGTTGAGTCGTGAAAAGTTGACGACGGTGCTCGGCTTCATGGAAGTGAAGGATTGGCGTGAAGGCTGTGAACGTTCGATTGAATGCCTGAAGTTCGGTGGTGATGGTCACTCACTTGCTATGCACTGTGAAGACATGAGCATCATTGAAGCCTTTGCTAATCAGAAACCAGCGCACCGGATTGTGGTGAACACCTGGTCAAGCTTGGGTGCTACTGGAGCTACGACGGGTATTGACCCGACATTCACCATCGGCCCGGGTGGGGTTGGTGGCGCGGTGACGAGCGATAACGTTACGCTCCGCCATGTCTTGAATGTTCGTCGCGTGATTTGGCCGGTACGTGAACCACACCCCGATGCGTATACCCGCACTGTTCAGGGTGAACCAAGTAGCGCGAGCTCAGGCGATCAAATCGCTGAAATCGTACGCCGTGTTGTTGCTGAATTGAAGCGCAGCTAG
- a CDS encoding ethanolamine ammonia-lyase subunit EutB: MLLRTKLFGQTYEFGSIKELLAKANEEKSGDQQAGIAATSSAERVAAKGVLAEVPLQVLRENPVIAYEDDEVTRYIDDNLNETIYDEIKGWTVGEFREWILSNKTTPKQVARVSMALTGEMLSAVAKLMSNMDLILAGNKVRVVKHCNNTIGLRGTIGSRLQPNHPTDDVDGIRAATYDGLSYGSGDSVIGINPSDDSVGSVSRLLEMTYGVIDRWEIPTQNCVLAHVTTQMECLKRGAPVGLVFQSLAGSEKAMKSFGVDIDTMSEAYELAKKYCWTPGPNYMYFETGQGSALSADAHNDADQLTLEARIYAMCRHWDPFQVNTVVGFIGPEYLYDAKQITRAALEDHFMGKLAGLSMGCDVCYTNHAKADQNDNENLLTLFAAAGGNFVMGIPMGDDAMLSYQTSSFHDAPSIRNALGLRPLPEFDEWMENVGLSKDGILTDKAGDASFFLSK; the protein is encoded by the coding sequence GTGCTGTTAAGGACCAAATTATTTGGCCAAACCTATGAGTTTGGCTCCATCAAAGAACTATTGGCAAAGGCCAATGAAGAAAAGTCAGGTGATCAGCAGGCAGGTATTGCTGCCACGTCGTCGGCTGAACGCGTAGCCGCAAAGGGTGTTCTTGCTGAGGTGCCCTTGCAGGTGCTCCGTGAGAATCCTGTCATTGCTTACGAGGATGATGAAGTCACCCGTTATATTGACGACAACCTAAATGAAACGATCTACGACGAGATCAAGGGTTGGACCGTTGGTGAGTTCCGTGAATGGATCTTAAGCAACAAAACAACCCCGAAACAGGTGGCTCGTGTCTCCATGGCACTAACCGGTGAGATGCTATCTGCCGTTGCCAAACTGATGTCCAACATGGACTTGATTCTGGCCGGCAATAAAGTGCGTGTCGTCAAACATTGCAATAACACCATCGGTCTCCGTGGCACGATCGGGTCTCGTTTGCAGCCTAACCACCCCACTGATGACGTGGATGGTATTCGTGCCGCTACCTACGACGGGTTGAGCTACGGCTCTGGCGACTCGGTGATCGGGATTAACCCGTCTGATGACAGTGTGGGTTCAGTGAGTCGGTTACTTGAAATGACGTATGGTGTCATCGACCGTTGGGAAATCCCTACCCAGAACTGTGTGCTCGCCCACGTCACAACCCAAATGGAATGCTTGAAGCGTGGTGCCCCAGTTGGCCTCGTCTTCCAGTCGCTTGCTGGTAGTGAAAAGGCGATGAAGTCCTTTGGTGTGGACATCGACACGATGAGTGAAGCCTACGAACTGGCGAAGAAATACTGCTGGACTCCAGGGCCGAACTATATGTACTTTGAAACTGGTCAGGGTTCTGCCTTGAGCGCTGACGCACACAATGACGCCGACCAGTTGACATTGGAAGCTCGTATCTACGCGATGTGCCGTCACTGGGATCCGTTCCAGGTCAACACCGTGGTGGGGTTCATTGGGCCTGAATACCTTTATGACGCCAAGCAGATTACCCGTGCGGCGTTGGAAGACCACTTCATGGGTAAGTTGGCTGGCCTGTCAATGGGTTGTGATGTGTGCTACACGAACCACGCCAAGGCTGACCAGAACGACAACGAAAATCTGCTCACCTTGTTCGCGGCTGCAGGCGGCAACTTTGTGATGGGTATTCCGATGGGTGACGATGCGATGTTGAGCTATCAGACATCCAGTTTCCACGACGCCCCAAGTATCCGAAATGCCCTTGGTCTTCGTCCACTCCCTGAGTTTGATGAATGGATGGAGAACGTTGGGTTGAGCAAAGATGGCATCTTGACCGATAAAGCCGGCGACGCCTCCTTCTTCTTGAGCAAGTAA
- the secE gene encoding preprotein translocase subunit SecE, with protein sequence MSDLPTQDVATPEKAGGPLGYLQQVREELRKVYWPTKMEVAKMSLMVILVTVVVGALVVAMDYLFGQLALTIFGG encoded by the coding sequence ATGAGTGACCTTCCCACACAAGATGTAGCCACCCCCGAAAAGGCCGGTGGTCCACTTGGCTACCTGCAACAGGTTCGTGAAGAATTACGCAAGGTGTACTGGCCGACCAAAATGGAGGTCGCCAAGATGAGCCTCATGGTCATTCTCGTTACGGTGGTTGTTGGTGCCCTTGTGGTTGCAATGGATTACCTATTTGGCCAGCTCGCCCTTACGATTTTTGGTGGATAA
- a CDS encoding YajQ family cyclic di-GMP-binding protein encodes MAQNSFDVVAEVDRQEVDNAVQQTKKEVAQRFDFKGVNANAEWKGDQIVLSANSEERVKAVLDVFQTKAVKRKLSLKSFVTGDPVAGGQGIYRITIDLVAGIPTDKAKAMVKIIKASKLKVTPAIQDDQLRITSKSRDELQEVQALLRANDQDLPLKFTNYK; translated from the coding sequence ATGGCTCAAAACTCATTTGATGTGGTGGCAGAAGTCGACCGCCAAGAAGTAGACAACGCAGTTCAGCAAACGAAAAAAGAGGTCGCTCAGCGTTTTGATTTTAAAGGCGTCAACGCGAACGCCGAGTGGAAGGGCGATCAGATCGTCCTGAGTGCCAATAGCGAGGAACGGGTGAAAGCGGTGCTTGATGTCTTCCAAACCAAGGCTGTCAAGCGGAAACTTAGTTTGAAGAGCTTTGTAACAGGTGACCCTGTTGCTGGTGGGCAAGGGATATATCGCATCACCATCGATTTGGTCGCCGGTATCCCAACTGACAAAGCCAAGGCCATGGTGAAAATTATCAAAGCCTCAAAACTGAAGGTAACTCCGGCCATTCAGGATGACCAACTCCGTATCACATCGAAAAGCCGTGATGAACTACAAGAAGTTCAAGCACTATTGCGGGCTAATGACCAAGACTTGCCGCTGAAGTTTACGAACTACAAGTAA
- the infC gene encoding translation initiation factor IF-3: MADVKLRINNEIRTRDVRLIGPEGDQIGIVPLKVALDAAAAVDLDLVEVAPNAHPPVAKVMDYGKYLYEQERAAREAKRNAKATGQKAIRMRPKTDDHDFDTKVRQARKFLQQGYSVRFQVMFRMRELRRPEIGLQQLDKLAEDLADVGIVETRSGLQGRFATMVISPKGNN; this comes from the coding sequence GTGGCAGACGTTAAATTGAGGATTAATAACGAGATTCGTACCCGAGATGTACGCCTCATCGGACCGGAAGGCGACCAGATCGGGATTGTGCCGCTTAAAGTTGCATTAGATGCGGCGGCGGCAGTAGATCTCGACCTCGTGGAAGTTGCGCCAAATGCCCATCCACCAGTGGCAAAGGTGATGGACTATGGCAAGTATCTGTATGAACAAGAACGTGCTGCACGCGAGGCAAAACGAAATGCTAAGGCCACTGGTCAAAAGGCGATTCGTATGCGCCCTAAGACGGACGATCATGACTTTGACACCAAGGTCCGTCAGGCACGTAAGTTCTTGCAGCAGGGGTACAGCGTCCGGTTCCAGGTGATGTTCCGTATGCGTGAACTGCGTCGTCCGGAGATTGGGCTTCAACAGTTAGACAAACTGGCTGAGGATCTTGCCGATGTTGGCATTGTTGAAACGCGGAGTGGATTGCAGGGGCGTTTTGCCACAATGGTGATTTCACCCAAGGGCAACAACTAG
- a CDS encoding M48 family metalloprotease, producing the protein MNGLKTAILLGLLSGLVLLIGQLMGGRSGLILGLGIAIAMNVGSYWASDKIALKMAQAEPVTPEQAPDLYEIVERLAAVAKQPMPRLYVSPSPQPNAFATGRSPKHAAVCVNRGLIPLLTKDEMEGVLAHELSHVYNRDILIGTIAATLASVVTFAARMGFYFGGRSRQNGVGVIGSLLMVFLAPIAATIIQLAITRSRETAADASGAMLCQKPLALANALLKLQGRNNELLARNQLQASPAETSPSFASLYISAPFNGQFVNKLFSTHPDTDTRVENLKSIARQMGVAQ; encoded by the coding sequence ATGAACGGGTTAAAGACCGCTATTTTGCTTGGCTTGCTGAGTGGACTTGTGCTATTGATCGGTCAGCTCATGGGTGGACGATCAGGTTTGATCCTTGGCCTGGGTATTGCGATTGCAATGAATGTGGGCTCGTACTGGGCCAGTGACAAGATTGCTTTAAAGATGGCTCAAGCTGAGCCGGTTACTCCTGAACAAGCCCCAGACTTGTACGAGATTGTTGAGCGGCTTGCGGCGGTGGCCAAACAGCCTATGCCACGGTTGTATGTGAGCCCCAGCCCCCAGCCAAATGCGTTTGCAACTGGCCGGAGTCCTAAACATGCTGCTGTGTGTGTGAACCGTGGGCTCATTCCGCTGCTAACGAAAGATGAGATGGAAGGGGTCCTTGCACACGAACTCAGCCATGTGTACAACCGTGACATCCTTATTGGTACGATTGCGGCCACGTTGGCTTCTGTGGTGACATTTGCGGCACGCATGGGCTTCTATTTTGGTGGCCGCAGCCGGCAGAACGGTGTTGGGGTAATCGGCTCGTTGCTTATGGTCTTCTTAGCGCCAATTGCGGCAACAATCATCCAACTCGCGATTACCCGTAGCCGTGAAACCGCTGCCGATGCAAGTGGTGCCATGCTGTGCCAAAAACCATTGGCGTTAGCAAATGCGCTCCTCAAGCTTCAAGGACGTAACAATGAACTGCTGGCACGCAATCAGCTCCAAGCTTCACCGGCAGAAACGAGTCCATCGTTTGCGAGCCTCTATATTTCGGCTCCATTCAATGGACAGTTTGTGAATAAGCTATTTTCAACGCACCCAGACACCGACACCCGTGTCGAAAATTTGAAGAGTATTGCTCGTCAGATGGGGGTAGCTCAGTAA
- the eutL gene encoding ethanolamine utilization microcompartment protein EutL, producing MATLDPIKPTILATRILTRVQPDYAKAVGMPDGHRSLAILTCDIDDSLYVALDEATKAAQVEVVYAKSFYAGSGNASGPLSGEVIGMLSAPTPAEAEAGLRAAIDYAENEAWFYAADDLEEGVACFSHVISRTGSYLSKEAGIPLGDPLAYLIAPPLEATYAVDLALKAADVELKEWFGPPSETNFAGAWLTGSQSSCRAAAEAFQHGVIEIANNPRIY from the coding sequence ATGGCAACTCTTGATCCCATCAAACCAACCATCCTCGCGACGCGCATTTTGACGCGTGTCCAACCTGACTACGCCAAGGCCGTCGGCATGCCCGATGGTCACCGTTCCCTGGCGATCCTGACCTGTGATATCGACGACTCGTTGTATGTTGCCCTCGATGAAGCCACCAAGGCTGCACAAGTTGAGGTTGTCTATGCTAAAAGCTTCTACGCTGGTTCTGGTAACGCGAGTGGCCCACTAAGTGGTGAAGTTATTGGTATGTTAAGCGCGCCGACGCCGGCTGAGGCTGAAGCGGGCTTGCGTGCTGCCATTGATTATGCGGAGAACGAAGCTTGGTTCTATGCTGCTGATGATTTAGAAGAAGGTGTTGCATGCTTCTCCCACGTCATCAGTCGTACAGGAAGCTACCTATCCAAGGAGGCGGGCATCCCGCTTGGGGACCCCCTTGCCTATCTGATTGCGCCTCCGCTTGAGGCTACCTATGCCGTTGACCTGGCGTTAAAGGCAGCCGATGTTGAATTAAAGGAATGGTTCGGTCCACCTAGTGAAACGAACTTCGCCGGAGCATGGCTCACTGGTTCACAGAGCTCATGCCGTGCAGCTGCAGAAGCCTTCCAACATGGCGTCATTGAAATCGCCAACAACCCGCGTATCTACTAG
- the eutC gene encoding ethanolamine ammonia-lyase subunit EutC, whose amino-acid sequence MDLNSKELADLVRQVIADVVNEEPALAPQAASAPPAAAAPAPAPVEAPSPASEPPAAPANETSGTVVATAPDSVGNGIKDDKPSESLLELSIDLPDPTEDQYRYAVGVEDPLDAEGLKNLVGSTTARLGVGRAGNRPKTQTLLLFQADHGVAQDAIYGEVEESTKEAFNLFTVKTNVADRAEYLLRPDQGRLLSPEARKTIDEKCVKNPDVQIVVGDGLSVAAIEHNLADIMPVLTQGFERAGYSLGTPFYVENCRVGIINDINAIIKAKAVVLLIGERPGLGIADAMSAYMGYDPQPGKSDADRDLLCMITTGGGTNPLEAGAYVVDFISKILTHGASGVELRKATDIA is encoded by the coding sequence ATGGATTTGAATAGCAAAGAACTCGCTGATCTCGTTCGTCAGGTTATTGCTGACGTTGTAAACGAGGAGCCCGCCTTAGCGCCACAAGCTGCATCGGCACCTCCCGCAGCGGCCGCGCCAGCACCAGCTCCTGTAGAAGCGCCTTCACCGGCATCTGAACCACCCGCTGCCCCAGCAAATGAAACATCTGGAACGGTTGTTGCAACCGCACCCGACTCAGTGGGCAATGGCATCAAAGATGATAAGCCGTCTGAATCATTACTCGAACTCTCAATCGATCTACCTGATCCAACCGAAGATCAGTATCGGTACGCCGTTGGCGTTGAAGACCCACTTGATGCTGAAGGCTTGAAGAACCTGGTGGGCTCCACAACAGCTCGTTTGGGTGTTGGCCGTGCGGGGAACCGTCCGAAGACACAAACATTGTTGTTGTTCCAGGCTGACCATGGTGTTGCACAAGATGCCATCTATGGTGAGGTTGAGGAGTCAACCAAAGAAGCCTTTAACCTCTTTACGGTCAAGACCAATGTGGCCGACCGTGCAGAATATTTGCTTCGCCCAGACCAAGGCCGTCTCCTGTCTCCAGAAGCACGTAAGACCATCGACGAGAAGTGCGTAAAGAACCCGGATGTTCAAATTGTGGTTGGTGACGGACTGAGCGTAGCCGCAATCGAGCACAACCTGGCAGATATCATGCCGGTGCTTACTCAGGGGTTCGAACGGGCGGGGTACTCACTTGGAACACCGTTCTATGTTGAGAACTGCCGCGTTGGCATCATCAATGACATTAACGCCATCATTAAGGCAAAGGCAGTTGTGTTGTTGATCGGTGAACGCCCTGGTCTCGGTATCGCAGACGCGATGAGCGCCTACATGGGCTACGACCCACAACCTGGTAAGTCAGACGCAGACCGTGACTTACTGTGCATGATCACCACCGGCGGCGGTACCAACCCGCTTGAAGCTGGCGCTTATGTGGTGGACTTTATTTCCAAGATTCTTACCCACGGGGCCAGCGGCGTTGAGCTGCGCAAAGCCACGGATATCGCCTAA